Within Amycolatopsis sp. FDAARGOS 1241, the genomic segment TTTTGACCGTGGTCACGGCGGTGTCGACGTCGACGAGCTCGGCGAGCGGCTCGCTGTCGATGTCGCGGCGCCACGCGAGCAGCAGGGCGTTGAGCTCCTGGTCGCCGAGGCCGTCGGCGATCGCCGGGTCGGTGCCGCCGAGTGCGTCGAGCAGCGCGTCGTCGGCCTGGATGGCCGTGAGGTCACCGTCGGCCTCCGCCTCGAAGGCGGTCATGCCGCTCGCGAACGCGTTCGGCGACAGGTCACGATCGTCGTCGTGATCGCTCACTCAGATCACCTCCTCGGCGGCGAGCACCTTACGCAAGCGCGCAAGCGCCCGGTGCTGGGCCACCCGGACCGCGCCCGGAGTCGACCCCACAGCCTCGGCGGTCTCCTCCGCCGAGAGCCCGACCACGACCCGCAGCACGACGATCTCGCGCTGCTTGTCCGGGAGCACCTGCAACAGCTGAGCCATCCGCTCGTTCAGCTCACCCTGCAGCGCGCGCTGTTCGGGACCGACACCGCCCTCGACCTCGTCGGGGACCTCGGCGACCGGTTCCGCACGGTTGCGGGCCGCCGCGCGGTGCGCGTCGGCGACCTTGTGCTGGGCGATTCCGTAGACGAAAGCCAGGAACGGGCGGCCTTGTTCACGGTACGAAGGCAATGCCGTGAGCACCGCGAGACACACCTCCTGCGCAACATCGTCTGCCGAAGCGAACGAACGCTCCTGCCTGCCAACTCGAGCGCGGCAATACCGCACTACCAGGGGGCGGATGGCCGCCAGCAGCCGATCGACTGCCTGGGGGTCTCCCTCCACAGCAGCGGCGACCGGCTCATCCAATCCGTCCCCCACATTGGCCATCGCAGACAACAGTCCCAGTGTTACGTGTAGGCGTGCAAAGAATCCGGCGCGTGGTCATCGTGCCCCCGCCCGCCGGTGACAGTTACCGTACCGTCGGCTACTTCGCCGACAACCGCCAGAGGTGGCCTCCGGCATGCCGCGGTTGCTCCACCTTCAAGGACGCGTGAACTCGCCAAAAGTTCAACGACCGGCTGACCAGCGGGGTACGGATCGCTCCGCGGGCGGCCGGCGCCTTCTGCTGCGTGCCCGAGCGGCGGGGACGAAGGTGACGAACGTGACCGGTGACACAGGTACGGGCCAGGGCGGAACCCTGGCCCGTCGTCACCGTGGCGTCAGATCGGACAACCTGTCACGCGGAGCGTGAAACGTGCTTTCGGAGGTTCGGAAAAGGTTCAGGACACCAGTCCGCGGCGGAAGCCGTGGGCGACGGCCTGGGCGCGGTCGCGGACGCCGAGCTTGCGGAACAGCCGGCGCGCGTGCGTCTTCACGGTGTCCTCGGACAGGTACAGCTCGCGGCCGATCTGACCGTTGCTCTTGCCCTGGCTCATGCCGCGCAGCACCTGCAGCTCGCGCTCGGTGAGCTGCACACCCGGGTCGGACGGCTGGCGCGGAGCCGGCACCGAGGTGCTGGCGAGGGTGTGGGCGAGCGCGGCGACGAGCTCGGGCCGCGACGCGTCCCAGCGCAGGTAGCCGCGGGCGCCGCCGGCGATGGCGGCGGCGATGCTGCCGGCGTCGTCGGGCGCGCCGAAGACGATGACGTTCGCCTGGGGGTTCGCGGAGACGAGCCGGCGAGTGGCTTCGACGCCCGTCGGGACCGCTCGCTGCGTCCCGACCAGCACGACGTCGACCGGCTGACGGGTGTACCGGGCCAGCAGCTCGTCACCGTGTGCTACACAGTCGATGCGACTGACCCCTGGGACCGCGGACATCACACGGGTGAGCCCTTCGCGGACACTGCGTCGGTCGTCGCAGATCAAGACCGTCGTCACGGGGTTTCCTTCCTGCAGCCGGGTGACATTCCACTTCCCCTATCGGACGCTTTAGCCCGAACCTTGACACGATCCGGTGGCTTTTTTTGAAGTTTCTTAGCCCGGATGCCGGAACGGCGGTTTCCAGGAGGCTCAACCCGGCCCCGTGGGTACCCACGGCGATTCAAGTGCGATCCGCATCACGCAAGGATCTGCGCGTCGTAACACTGCGTGCAACACTTCGCGGCTTCTGAATCGATACTTCTCGGCGTGTCCAGCCCCCAGATCGGCCGCGACACGCGTCGCCACCCAAATAAGTGAATTTAGTTCGTATTTCTCGGCGTCGATGGCGGCATTTGTGACGACATCGATAGCCCAGGCCCGTTCCGCCGGATCACCGGCGGTCGCGAGCGCCACTCCGAGCACGATGTCGGATTTCACGATGTGCCGGCGCGAGCCGCGGGCGCGAGCCGCTTCCACAGCTCGCCGCGCGGGCGCCACGGCCTCGCGCGGCCGGCCGGCGGCCAGTTCGATCTCTGCGCCGACCCAGCCGCCGCGGACGGTCGCGCGCCACCGGTCGTCGGCCTGGGCCGCCCGGGCGGCGAACCGGCGCGCGGCGGCGAGGCGGCCGAGGGCGAGGTTGTCGGCGGCGAGGCCGAGGAGGGCGTCGGCCCGGGCGCCGGTGGCGTCGAGGCCGTCGGGATCGGCGGTGCCGTCGGGATCGTCGCCCGGGAGGAGCTTGGGCGTTTCCACGCCGACCTGGGCATCGACGCCGGGCGGACCGGTGCGGGTCGGGCCTTCCGCAGGGTTCGCGAGCATGGACAGGGCCGCGCCGTCGAGTGCGCGGGCCGCGACGTGACCGCCGAGCTGGCGGCGGTGGGACGCGAGCGTGCTGGCCGCCAGCGAGGCCGGCACGGGGTCGCCGCCGCGGCGCAGGCCGGCCAGTGCCGTGGTCGCGGCGGCATAACGGCCCTGGCCGCCAAGCACGATCGCAGCCAACAGCCGCTGCCGCGGCGGTGCCCAGCGTGGCGCCGTGACCGGCTCCGGCGGTGGGATGAGGTCACCGAACGCGAGCTCGGCGAGCGTGGACTCCTGCATGGGACCTTTTTAGCGTCCCGCTCCGACAAGAACGTGCTCGACGCGGTCGGCGGCGGCGGGCAGGTCGGCGAGCAGCTCCACCTTGCCGGGCAGCACGGCGGGATCCCAGCCGGGCCCGCACGCGAACAGGCGGCTGCGCTGACGACCGCGGGACACGCGCGCGAACAGCCGCGGGTCCGCACCCGCGCGGCGGTGGGCCCACAGCACGACGGCGGCGGGCGCGCTGCGCCGCACCGCAACCGCCAGCACCTCCGCCGGCAGCGGGACACCGAACAGCTGCGCCCCGATCCGGCGGCCCGCCAGCGCGGCGGTCAGTGCGTAGACGGGCATGGTGTCGCGTTCATCCGGTACGCAGGCGACCAGTACGGGCCGCAGGTTACGGGGCACGTCGAGCACGGGCGTCGAGCGCACGAGCGCCGCGTACACGCACTCGGCGAGCAGGTACTCGACCTCGGCACCGGCGCTGACGCCGCGCCAGCGCGCGCCGAGCGCCGTGAGCACGGGTTCGATCACGCCGGACCAGGCCGGGAGCACGCCCAGTTCGGCGAGCGCTTCGGCGAGCATGCGCTGGACGGCACCGACGTCCATGGCCAGCGCGGCCGTGCTCAGCCGGCGCGCCAGGCGGGTCGGGACCTCCCCGTCGTCCGGCGCGGGCTCCGGCGGCGCGGCGGGTTCTTCAACGCGTGGCTCGCCGTCCGTGCGCGGCAGCTGTTCGAGCGCGTAACGGGCGGCTTCGGCGGTCGAGGCGCCGCGCAGCAGGGCGCGTTGCATGAGTTCGAGGCGGTCGATGTCGGAGCTGCCGTAGCGGCGGTGGCGGCCGTCGGTGTGCCGGCTGGGGCCGAGGCCGTAGCGGCGGTCCCAGGTTCGCAGGGTCGACGGGGCGACCCCGAGCCGGCGAGCGACCGAGGCCACCGGCAGGGTGGGTTCTCCTTCACGCGTTCCGGATCCCACCCGGCCCAATATCCAGGGCCTCGACGGTGACGGCAACCGGAGCCAAAACCCCTGCTCACCAATCCGGGGGATGCCTAACGGCTGAATCGTCCCGAAGCTCTTGAACAACCTTTGGCGCGCTTCTAACGTTACCGCCGTTGCACCGAATGGAGTATCGGCACCACAGCAGAGCAGCTAATGGCATCGACCGGATGACGGAGGCGGTCAGGATGGCAGACACGCGCAGGCTCCCCGGCCCCAATGCGGACATGTGGGACTGGCAGCTGGAGGGGTCGTGCCGGGGGATGGACAGTGCGGCGTTCTTTCACCCGGACGGCGAGCGGGGGCCGGCGAGGGCACGTCGCGAGGCCAGGGCCAAGGCGGTCTGCCTGGCCTGCCCGGTGCTGGACATGTGCCGCCGGCACGCGCTGGCCGTGCACGAGCCCTACGGGATCTGGGGCGGCCTGTCGGAATCCGAGCGCGAGAACCTGATCAAGCAGGACAAGCGAGCACTGAGCATGACCTGAGCGGTTGTCACGACTTTGCCGGGGCGGTGTCCGATGTGGACACCGCCCCGGTGTCGTTTTCGGGGTTTTCGGGCTTTCCGGGCCACGAAGCGAGCGCGGCGTCGATGACCGCCGTGAGCTCGGGCAGGCCGGCGCCGTCACGGGCCTGCACGGACAGGCCGAACAGGACGGTCGAGAAGAAGCCGCCGAGCGCGTCGACGTCCGTGCCCTCGGGCAGTTCGCCGGCTTCGAGGCCGCGGCGCAGGCGCGTGCGGATCAGCTCCCGGACGAGATCGCGAGCCTCGCCGAGGTGCTCGCGCACGGACCGGTTGGCGGGCGCGCAGTTCGTGGCGGCGAGGACGACCATGCAGCCCGAGGGGTGCGCGGATTCGACGTACACGCGGGCGTTGTCGCGCAGCATCGCTTCGATGGCCGCGCGGGCCGTCGGCTCCTCGGCGAGCGCACGGGCCGTATGGCTGCCGTACGTGGCGCTGTACTGCTCGACGGCCTCGCGGAACAGGGCTTCTTTGCTGCCGAAGGCCGCGTACAGGCTGGGTGGGTTGATGCCCATCGCGCCGGTCAGGTCGGCGAGCGACGCGCCTTCGTAACCGCGCTCCCAGAACACGAACATGGCCGCGGTGAGCGCGCGTTCGCGATCGAACGCCCGGGGCCGGCCGCGCGGTGACATCGGCCACCTTCCTTAGCGAGCGATACAGAAAAACTTGACGAGGCGATCGTACGCCAGCTTTTATGTAGTCATCGATACAGAAAGGAGCCCTGATGGGCAACCTCGACGGCAAGGTCGCGCTCGTGACGGGCGGCAGCCGTGGCATCGGCGCGGCGATCGCAAAGCGGCTGGCCGCGGACGGCGCCGACGTCGCGATCACCTACGAACGTGCGGCGGAGAGGGCCGCGACCGTGGTCAAGGAGGTCGAGGCCCTCGGCCGGCGCGGCCTCGCCCTGCAGGCCGACGCGGCGGACGCCGGCGCGGTTTCGTCGGCAGTCGACCGCGTGGCCTTCGAGCTCGGCGGGCTCGACGTCCTCGTCAACAACGCCGGCGTGATGACGGCGACGCCCTTCGAATCGCTCTCGGTGGACGAGGTGGACCACATGCTGGCGGTCAACCTGCGGGCCGTCGTGGTCGCCACCCAGGCCGCCCTGCGCCACCTCCCCCGCGGCGGCCGCGTGATCTCGATCGGCAGCGACCTGGCCGAACGCGTGCCGTTCCCGGGCGTGACCCTGTACTCCGCGACCAAGGCCGCCCTGGTCGGCCTGACGCGGGGCCTGGCGCGGGACCTCGGCCCGCGCGGCATCACCGCCACCGTCGTCCACCCCGGTTCCACGGACACGGACATGAACCCCGCCGACGGGCCGGGCGCGGCCGGCCAGCTGCCGCACATCGCCCTGGGCCACTACGCGGAAGCCGCCGACGTAGCCGCGACGGTGGCCCACGTGGCGGGCCCGGACGGCCGGTACCTGACAGGTAGTGCGATCACGGTGGACGGCGGATTCACGGCCTGACCCAGTGCTCTCGGGCAGTTCCCCGCGAGACAGAAACTCCCCGCCTCATGGAGGGGCCGCCCCCTCCCGTTCTACTCGCCGGCATCGACAAAATCGGCTGGCGAGAGGGGTTGTCCACAGCGTTCCGAAGTTGTGGGCAACTTGGCAGGCGGGCGATCGGCCTGCGACTGGCGCTCGGTCTGACAGCCACAAGCGGATCGGCCGAGCAGCACACTCGGCAACGAAAGCCGACCGACCACGCAACAAACCCATCGGACCAACGAGAAACGGGGCGGCACTACCGAACGAAAGCCGACCCGGCCACGCAACAACCACGGCACGAACGAGAAGCGGGGCGGCACTCCCGAAGGAGTACCGCCCCGCTTCCGTACTGGAAGAAACTCAGTGCGCGTGCCCGTGACCGTGGCCGGTCTCGGGCTCCTCCTCGACCGGCTTCTCGACCACGGAGCTCTCCGTGGTGAGCACGAGCCGGGCGATGGAGGCGGCGTTGGCGACCGCCGAGCGGGTCACCTTGACCGGGTCGACGATGCCCGCGGCGATGAGGTCCGTGAGCTCGCCGGTGGCGGCGTTGAAGCCCTGACCCCAGCCCTGCTCCTGGACCTTGTTCACGATGACCGCGCCCTCGTGGCCCGCGTTGCTGGCGATCCAGAACAGCGGGGCGGTGAGCGCGTCGCGGACGATCCGGACGCCGGTGGCCTCGTCGCCGGTCAGGCCGAGGTCACCCTCGAGCTCCTTGACCGCGTGGACCAGCGCTGAGCCGCCGCCGGGGAGGATGCCCTCCTCGACGGCCGCCTTCGTCGACGCCACGGCGTCTTCGATGCGGTGCTTGCGCTCGTTCAGCTCGGTCTCGGTGGCCGCGCCGACCTTGATCACGGCCACGCCGCCGCCGAGCTTCGCGAGGCGCTCCTGCAGCTTCTCGCGGTCCCAGTCGGAGTCGGTGGTCTCGATCTCCTTGCGGATCTGCGCGATGCGGCCGTCGATGGCGTCCTTGGAGCCGGCGCCGTCGACGATCGTGGTGTCGTCCTTGGTGACGACGATGCGGCGCGCGCGACCCAGCGAGCTCAGGTCGATCTCGGACAGCTTGCGGCCGATCTCGGCGGAGATGACCTCGCCGCCGGTGACGAACGCGAGGTCGTCCAGGAACGCCTTGCGGCGGTCGCCGAAGAACGGCGCCTTGACCGCGACGGCGGTGATCGTCTTGCGCAGCGAGTTCACCACGAGGGTGGACAGCGCTTCGCCGTCGACATCCTCGGCGATGATCAGCAGCGGCTTCTTGGCCTCGACGACCTTCTCCAGCAGCGGGAGCAGGTCGGCCAGAGCCGAGATCTTCTCGCGGTGCAGCAGGACGTACGCGTCCTCGAGGATCGCCTTCTGGTCCTCGGGGTTGGTGGCGAAGTGCGCCGACAGGAAGCCCTTGTCGAACTGCACGCCCTCGGTCACCACGAGCTCGGTCGCCAGGGTCGACGACTCCTCGATGGTGATCACGCCGTCCTCGCCCACGCGCTCGACTGCCTCGCCGAGCAGCTGGCCGATCGTGGCGTCGCGAGAGGTGACGGTGCCGACCTGCGCGATGTTGTCGCGGCCCTTGACCGGGGTCGCCTTGGACTTGAGGACCTCGACGACCTTCTCGGCCGCAGCCTCGATGCCCTTGCCGACCGAGGTCGGGTTGGCACCGGCGGCGACGTTGCGGAGGCCGTGCTTCACCAGCGACTGCGCCAGCACCGTGGCGGTGGTGGTGCCGTCACCGGCGACGTCGTTGGTCTTGGTGGCGACGTTCTTGGCCAGCTGCGCGCCGAGGTTCTCGAACGGGTCGTCGAGCTCGACCTCGCGCGCGACGGTCACGCCGTCGAGGGTGATGGTCGGGCCGCCGAACTTCTTGTCCAGAACGACGTGGCGACCGCGCGGGCCGAGGGTGACCTTGACCGCGTCGGCGAGCTTGTTCACCCCGCGCTCCAGCGCGCGACGAGCGTCCTCGTCGAAGTTGATCTGCTTGGGCATGACTTGGTTCCGATTACCTTTCGGAGGGTGTGGCGGAGACGCAAAGACGCCCCGTCCCCGGCTTGAGCGGGGCCCGGGGCGTCATGCGCTGCGAGCGGTCGTCAGTTGATGACGGCCAGCACGTCGCGGGCGGAGAGGATCAGGTAGTCCTCACCGTTGTACTTGACCTCGGTGCCGCCGTACTTGGAGTAGATGACGACATCGCCCACGGCCACGTCGAGCGGCACGCGGTTGCCCTTGTCGTCGATCCGGCCCGGGCCCACGGCCAGGACCTTGCCCTCCTGGGGCTTTTCCTTCGCGGTGTCGGGGATGACGAGGCCGGAAGCGGTCGTCTCCTCGGCCTCGCTCGTCTGGACAACGATCTTGTCCTCGAGCGGCTTGATGTTCACGCTCACCGGGTTGACCTCCACGGTCGTCGAAAGCGTCGGCAGGATGACTACGGCTCCTACCACCCCCGCCGTCGCGGGTGCCGGGCGTGTTCGGGCCGTTCGATTAGCACTCTAGCCATGGGAGTGCCAGCTTTGCAAGGAGGGTCTCCCCTACTCGGGAAAACTTCGCTCCACCAGGCCTGACCGGGGGTTTTGTTCCGTGGTGGTTCCGCGAACTCTCCACAGCACCTCAACCTGGTCACCTCCAGTATGCCCGCCCGGTCTCCGATGAGGCGGCAGTTCGAGGCGCGCTGGCTGTGAGTCCGGTCGCCGTCGCAGACCAGCCCGCGCGCACGCGGCCGCGACCCGGTGGCGCCGTGCCCATTGAGGGCCTTTGCCGGGCAGGCACCGACCGCGCCACGGCCTCCGGCGTGGTCATCCCGCACAATGTCGCCAGCAACGCCGACAGCCCGGAAGAGGTCCAGTCGATTGCGGACGCCTTTGCCGCCGCCGGTGGCCGCGTCAGTTCTCGGCGCGCGGGCGGTGGGGTTCGGGGTGCCCGTCGGAGCCGAAGGGGAGGTCGCGGTCGACGTGGTCGGCGTGGTGCAGCGCCTGGGCAAGGAGGCGGCGGACGTGGTCGTCGGCGGCGGAGTAGAAGACGAACGTGCCCTCGCGGCGGCCCTTGACGAGGCCGGCGAGGCGCAGTTTGGCCAGGTGCTGCGAGACGGACGTCGGGGTGACGCCGGCGAGTTCGGCCAGGCACGCGACGGACGACTCGCCCTGCAGGAGGGCCCACAGGACCTTGATGCGCGTCGGGTCGGCGAGCAGGCGGAAGGACTCGGCGGCGAGGTGCACCTGCTCGTCGTTGGGCATGTCGAAGTCCGGCAGCGCGCTGTGCATGACGCGCACCCTACTCGGCTGCGTGCATACCTACATACCTTCATGCATACGCAGGTACGCTGGTAGGCTCCCCGCCATGACCACCGGTCACGGGCACCACCACGGCTTCGCCCGCGTGCGCCACGCCCTCGCCCCGCACAGCCACGACAGCACCGACCGCGTCGACGACGCGCTGGAGACCAGCCGGCGCGGGATCCGGGCGCTGGTCTGGTCGTTCGCCGCGCTCTTCGCGACCGCGCTCGTGCAGGTGGCACTCCTGCTGGTCACCGGATCCGTGGCCCTGCTGGGCGACACGATCCACAACTTCGCCGATGCACTGACCGCGTTGCCGCTCGGGCTCGCGTTCCTGCTGGGCCGCAAGGCGGCGACGCGCCGGTACACCTACGGGCTCGGCCGCGCCGAGGACCTCGCGGGCGTGGTGGTCGTGCTGATCATCGCCGGGTCCGCCGCACTGTCGGCGTACGAGGCGATCCGGCGGCTGGTCGACCCACAGCCGGTGACGCACCTGTGGGTCGTGGCGGTCGCCGGCGTGGCCGGGTTCGCCGGCAACGAGCTCGTCGCGCGCTACCGCATCACGGTCGGCCGGCAGATCGGGTCCGCCGCCCTCGTCGCCGACGGGCTGCACGCCCGCACCGACGGGTTCACCTCGCTGGCCGTCGTGCTGGGCGCGGCGGGTGTGGCGCTCGGTCTCCCGGCCGCCGACCCGATCATCGGCCTCGTCATCACCGCGGCGATCCTCCTGGTCCTGCGCGACGCCGCGAAGGAGGTGTTCCGCCGGCTCATGGACGGTGTCGATCCGTCCACTGTGGAACGCGCCGAGCGGGCCGCCCGCGCCGTCCCGGGCGTGCGCGATGTCGCGGACCTGCGGATGCGCTGGATCGGCCACCGCCTCCACGCGGACCTCGCCATCCGGGTCGACGACACCCTCACCGTCGAGGCGGCCCACCGGCTCGCGCACGAGGTCGAAGACCGTCTGCGCGAAACCACGCCGCGGCTCGCGGCCGCCGTGATCCACACCGAACCGGCGGAGAGAGCCGGAATCGCCTGAGCGCACCGCGATCCCGGTTACGCTCGGCGCGTGATCACCAAGATGGCCGACGACAGCGCGGGCGACGCGGGCTACGGCGAGATCGGCAAGGTCTACCGGGGGTTCCGCAACCCCGATCCGCGGATCGCGCGGGCGATCGCCGACGTGCTCGGCGACGCGGAGACCGTGGTGAACGTCGGGGCCGGGGCGGGGTCGTACGAGCCCGCGGACCGGGCCGTGACGGCGGTCGAACCGTCGGCGTCGATGCGAGCACTGCGGCCCGCCGGGCGGCCGGCGGTGGACGCGACAGCCGAGGACCTGCCGTTCGACGACGACAGCTTCGACGCGGCGATGGCGACCTTCACCGTGCACCAGTGGCCCGACCTCGCCAGGGGGCTGAGCGAGCTGCGACGGGTCACGACGGGACCGGTCGCGATCCTGACCTGCGACCCCGACCTCGTGCGCGGCTTCTGGCTCTACGAGTACGCGCCGGAGGTGCTCGACACCGAAGCACGGCGCTACCCGTCGATCACGGAGCTCGCCGAAGGCCTGGGCGGCGAGGCCGAGACCATTCCCGTGCCCATCCCGAAGGACTGCGCCGACGGGTTCAACGAGGCGTACTTCGGGCGCCCCGAGCTGCTGCTGGACCCGGCCGCGCGGCAGGCCTGCTCCGCGTGGAGCTTTGTCGACAAAAGTGCTCACGGCCGGTTCGAATCCGCGCTCGAGCGGGATCTTGCCGACGGCACCTGGGACGCCGGCCACGGCCACCTCCGGCAGCAGCAGGCTTACGACGGCTCTCTCGTGCTCGTCGTCAGCCACCCGGCGGACTGAGTGCACCGCTGAGCGGAACCGCCGTAACGACGGATTACCACTTGCCCCCGGTTCTGGTTAGGTTTCGCCCGAACAGCACCTATCACCTGGGGGTCCCCACCATGTCCCACACGCTTGCACGACGGCTCGCCGTCGCGGGTGGCGCGGGGTTGCTGGCGGTCGCGTTGGCGACGCCGCTGCCCGCGCAGGCACAACCGCCGAACCAGCAACGCCAGCAGGACTTCGCGCACGCGGCGCACGAATTCGGCGTGCCGCTCGACGTGCTCCTCGGCGTCTCGTACCTGGAGTCCCGCTGGGACTACAACGCCGGCACGCCCAGCACGGCCGCCGGGTACGGGCCGATGCACCTCACAGATCTGCGCGCGGCCGGCGTCGTGACCAGCGAGTACGACCAGGGCGGCGAAGACCCGCGCGGGGACACCGCCCGGCCCGCGTTGCACCCGAAGGCCGACGGGCCCGCCGCCGCGCCGCCGAGCCTGCAGACCGTCGACGAGGCGGCCGCGCTGCTGCACACCGACGCCGCCACGCTGCGTCGCGACCCGGCGCAGAACATCCGCGGCGGCGCGGCGCTGCTGGCCGAGTACCAGCGCCGCCTCGGCGTTCGCAGCACCGACGCGCAGGACTGGTACGGCGCCGTTGCCGCGTACAGCCATTCGGAGGACGTGA encodes:
- a CDS encoding sigma-70 family RNA polymerase sigma factor, which gives rise to MANVGDGLDEPVAAAVEGDPQAVDRLLAAIRPLVVRYCRARVGRQERSFASADDVAQEVCLAVLTALPSYREQGRPFLAFVYGIAQHKVADAHRAAARNRAEPVAEVPDEVEGGVGPEQRALQGELNERMAQLLQVLPDKQREIVVLRVVVGLSAEETAEAVGSTPGAVRVAQHRALARLRKVLAAEEVI
- a CDS encoding response regulator transcription factor, which gives rise to MTTVLICDDRRSVREGLTRVMSAVPGVSRIDCVAHGDELLARYTRQPVDVVLVGTQRAVPTGVEATRRLVSANPQANVIVFGAPDDAGSIAAAIAGGARGYLRWDASRPELVAALAHTLASTSVPAPRQPSDPGVQLTERELQVLRGMSQGKSNGQIGRELYLSEDTVKTHARRLFRKLGVRDRAQAVAHGFRRGLVS
- a CDS encoding MerR family transcriptional regulator — translated: MASVARRLGVAPSTLRTWDRRYGLGPSRHTDGRHRRYGSSDIDRLELMQRALLRGASTAEAARYALEQLPRTDGEPRVEEPAAPPEPAPDDGEVPTRLARRLSTAALAMDVGAVQRMLAEALAELGVLPAWSGVIEPVLTALGARWRGVSAGAEVEYLLAECVYAALVRSTPVLDVPRNLRPVLVACVPDERDTMPVYALTAALAGRRIGAQLFGVPLPAEVLAVAVRRSAPAAVVLWAHRRAGADPRLFARVSRGRQRSRLFACGPGWDPAVLPGKVELLADLPAAADRVEHVLVGAGR
- a CDS encoding WhiB family transcriptional regulator; its protein translation is MTEAVRMADTRRLPGPNADMWDWQLEGSCRGMDSAAFFHPDGERGPARARREARAKAVCLACPVLDMCRRHALAVHEPYGIWGGLSESERENLIKQDKRALSMT
- a CDS encoding TetR/AcrR family transcriptional regulator — encoded protein: MSPRGRPRAFDRERALTAAMFVFWERGYEGASLADLTGAMGINPPSLYAAFGSKEALFREAVEQYSATYGSHTARALAEEPTARAAIEAMLRDNARVYVESAHPSGCMVVLAATNCAPANRSVREHLGEARDLVRELIRTRLRRGLEAGELPEGTDVDALGGFFSTVLFGLSVQARDGAGLPELTAVIDAALASWPGKPENPENDTGAVSTSDTAPAKS
- a CDS encoding SDR family NAD(P)-dependent oxidoreductase is translated as MGNLDGKVALVTGGSRGIGAAIAKRLAADGADVAITYERAAERAATVVKEVEALGRRGLALQADAADAGAVSSAVDRVAFELGGLDVLVNNAGVMTATPFESLSVDEVDHMLAVNLRAVVVATQAALRHLPRGGRVISIGSDLAERVPFPGVTLYSATKAALVGLTRGLARDLGPRGITATVVHPGSTDTDMNPADGPGAAGQLPHIALGHYAEAADVAATVAHVAGPDGRYLTGSAITVDGGFTA
- the groL gene encoding chaperonin GroEL (60 kDa chaperone family; promotes refolding of misfolded polypeptides especially under stressful conditions; forms two stacked rings of heptamers to form a barrel-shaped 14mer; ends can be capped by GroES; misfolded proteins enter the barrel where they are refolded when GroES binds) produces the protein MPKQINFDEDARRALERGVNKLADAVKVTLGPRGRHVVLDKKFGGPTITLDGVTVAREVELDDPFENLGAQLAKNVATKTNDVAGDGTTTATVLAQSLVKHGLRNVAAGANPTSVGKGIEAAAEKVVEVLKSKATPVKGRDNIAQVGTVTSRDATIGQLLGEAVERVGEDGVITIEESSTLATELVVTEGVQFDKGFLSAHFATNPEDQKAILEDAYVLLHREKISALADLLPLLEKVVEAKKPLLIIAEDVDGEALSTLVVNSLRKTITAVAVKAPFFGDRRKAFLDDLAFVTGGEVISAEIGRKLSEIDLSSLGRARRIVVTKDDTTIVDGAGSKDAIDGRIAQIRKEIETTDSDWDREKLQERLAKLGGGVAVIKVGAATETELNERKHRIEDAVASTKAAVEEGILPGGGSALVHAVKELEGDLGLTGDEATGVRIVRDALTAPLFWIASNAGHEGAVIVNKVQEQGWGQGFNAATGELTDLIAAGIVDPVKVTRSAVANAASIARLVLTTESSVVEKPVEEEPETGHGHGHAH
- the groES gene encoding co-chaperone GroES; the encoded protein is MSVNIKPLEDKIVVQTSEAEETTASGLVIPDTAKEKPQEGKVLAVGPGRIDDKGNRVPLDVAVGDVVIYSKYGGTEVKYNGEDYLILSARDVLAVIN
- a CDS encoding helix-turn-helix transcriptional regulator codes for the protein MHSALPDFDMPNDEQVHLAAESFRLLADPTRIKVLWALLQGESSVACLAELAGVTPTSVSQHLAKLRLAGLVKGRREGTFVFYSAADDHVRRLLAQALHHADHVDRDLPFGSDGHPEPHRPRAEN
- a CDS encoding cation diffusion facilitator family transporter; protein product: MTTGHGHHHGFARVRHALAPHSHDSTDRVDDALETSRRGIRALVWSFAALFATALVQVALLLVTGSVALLGDTIHNFADALTALPLGLAFLLGRKAATRRYTYGLGRAEDLAGVVVVLIIAGSAALSAYEAIRRLVDPQPVTHLWVVAVAGVAGFAGNELVARYRITVGRQIGSAALVADGLHARTDGFTSLAVVLGAAGVALGLPAADPIIGLVITAAILLVLRDAAKEVFRRLMDGVDPSTVERAERAARAVPGVRDVADLRMRWIGHRLHADLAIRVDDTLTVEAAHRLAHEVEDRLRETTPRLAAAVIHTEPAERAGIA
- a CDS encoding class I SAM-dependent methyltransferase, with translation MITKMADDSAGDAGYGEIGKVYRGFRNPDPRIARAIADVLGDAETVVNVGAGAGSYEPADRAVTAVEPSASMRALRPAGRPAVDATAEDLPFDDDSFDAAMATFTVHQWPDLARGLSELRRVTTGPVAILTCDPDLVRGFWLYEYAPEVLDTEARRYPSITELAEGLGGEAETIPVPIPKDCADGFNEAYFGRPELLLDPAARQACSAWSFVDKSAHGRFESALERDLADGTWDAGHGHLRQQQAYDGSLVLVVSHPAD